One window of Nicotiana tomentosiformis chromosome 11, ASM39032v3, whole genome shotgun sequence genomic DNA carries:
- the LOC138901842 gene encoding uncharacterized protein has protein sequence MPWPLLKEVGRGGNAPTSIQNQCVDDEQVVQEEEVPNNVVQSNDKVQFDIDDSVKETQKEVNPSMDHIIDIPELVVQKAKTPLAKTPPPYPQRLSKQNGENKFKKFIKMMNSLSINVPLVKALKKMPGYEKFMKDLMMKKRSMNFETIKVTHQVSAIVHSMAPKLEDPGAFTIPCTIANGEFSKALCDLGKNCVVDYEVPIILGRVFLATGKALCDVGARELTFRVGEEQVVFQVATINIGDMLEAVLINFDDDETDGFMECVNSLQGMGSYNYAPQKLSLDLENKTTPPIKPSIEEPPAMELTPLPSHLRYELFIHCSTLPFILSYCLTNVKVDSTLAVLQKRKKAIRWTLPDIREIRPTFVLHKIN, from the exons atgccatggccattaCTAAAAGAAgttggaagaggtgggaatgcacccacctcaattcaaaatcaatgtgtggatgatgaacaagtggtacaagaagaagaggtcccaaACAATGTGGTACAATCAAATGATAAAGTTCAgtttgatattgatgatagtgtgaaaGAGACTCAAAAGGAGGTGAACCCATCAatggatcacattattgacataccagagctggtagtgcaaaaggctaagacACCATTGGCTAAgactccacctccataccctcaaagactttccAAACAAAATGGCGAGAATAAATTCAAAAAGTTTATTAAAATGATGAacagtctctcaatcaatgtgccattagttaaaGCTTTGAAAAAAATGCCCGGTTAtgaaaagtttatgaaggatctcatGATGAAAAagaggtcaatgaattttgaaactatcaaagtcactcatcaagtgagtgcaattgtgcattcaatggctcctaagttggaggatcccggtgctttcacgattccttgtacaattgcaAATGGCGAGTtttctaaagctctttgtgatcttgggaaaa ATTGTGTAGTcgattatgaggtgccgattattcttggaagagttttccttgctacggggaaggctctttgtgatgttggaGCCAGAGAactcaccttccgagtgggagAAGAACAAGTAGTTTTCCAAGT tgccacaatcaatattggtgatatgttggaggccgtcttgatcaactttgatgatgacgagacgGATGGCTTCATGGagtgtgtgaactctttgcaaggaatggggtcgtacaattatgcaccccagaaactatctttggatcttgaaaataagaCAACTCCTCCTATaaagccttccattgaagagcctcctgCCATGGAGTTGACACCATTGCCttcacatcttcggtatgaattgtTTATCCATTGTTCTACTTTACCGTTTATTCTTTCCTATTGTTTGACTAACGTGaaggtagattctacattggcggtgctacaaaagaggaagaaggctattaggTGGACATTGCCGGATATTAGGGAGATAAGACCTACATTTGTCCTGCATAAGATCAACTAG